A window of Rattus norvegicus strain BN/NHsdMcwi chromosome 14, GRCr8, whole genome shotgun sequence contains these coding sequences:
- the Glmn gene encoding glomulin isoform X1: MAVEELQCIIKRCQILEEHDFKEEDFGLFQLAGQRCIEDGYINQLLEIIQDEKNKTIIKTMGWNLVGPVVRCLLRGREEDKREECFLIFDLLVKLCNPKELLLGLLELIEEPSGKQISQIILLLLQPLQTVIQKLPNNKAYSAGLALSTLWSQLSLLPVPHSEEQIQADDYGLCQCCRALIEFTKPFVAEVASDKEDPANTKLKDELLKFCFKSLKCPLLTAQFLEQSEEVGNDPFRCFASEIIGFLSQIGYPVPQIILNHGRKKRTWDYLEFEEEEDRQLADSVAALTYLVFVQGIGTDQLPMVLSPSYLLQLNMEHIEVLLQRTEQSVYSKGLELLETSLLRLEDNSLCYQYLEIKSFLAVPQGLVKVMTLCPIETLRKTGLAMLQLYIDKLDSQGKYTLFRCLLNTSNHSGVEAFVIQNIKNQIDLSYKKTHNRWFAGAQLTSLLDLVLSLPEGAETDLLQNSDRIMASLNLLRYLVIKDNEDDNQTGLWTELGKIENNFLQPLHVGLNMSKAHYEAEIKNSQQNSQAASMCKSVCSVTVGGEEIPTMPPEMQLKVLHSALFTFDLIESVLARVEELIEIKSKSTSEENAGMK, translated from the exons ACCATCATTAAGACTATGGGGTGGAATCTTGTTGGTCCTGTTGTCCGATGCCTCCTGAGGGGCAGGGAAGAGGATAAAAGAGAAGAGTGTTTTCTGATCTTTGATTTGCTGGTGAAG TTGTGTAATCCAAAGGAATTGTTGTTGGGTTTGCTTGAACTCATTGAAGAGCCCTCCGGGAAACAGATATCTCAAATTATTCTTCTTTTACTGCAACCATTACAGACAG TTATTCAGAAACTTCCTAACAACAAGGCATACTCGGCTGGATTAGCATTGTCCACGCTCTGGAGTCAGCTGTCTCTTCTTCCTGTCCCACACTCAGAAGAACAAATACAGGCAGATGACTATGGCCTTTGTCAGTGTTGCAGGGCCTTGATAGAGTTCACGAAACCCTTTGTGGCAGAAGTTGCTAGtgataaagaagacccagcaaaCACAAAGCTGAAGGATGAACTACTGAAATT CTGTTTCAAAAGCTTGAAATGCCCTTTGCTGACAGCACAATTCCTCGAACAGTCTGAAGAAGTTGGAAATGACCCTTTCCGGTGTTTTGCATCTGAAATAATA GGATTTTTATCACAAATTGGATATCCTGTCCCCCAAATTATTCTTAAtcatggaaggaaaaaaaggacTTGGGATTACCTTGaatttgaagaagaagaagacagacaACTGGCAGACTCTGTGGCTGCTCTGACATACCTAGTCTTTGTTCAGGGCATCGGTACCGACCAGCTTCCCATGGTCTTAAG CCCTTCATACCTTTTGCAGTTGAACATGGAGCACATTGAAGTGCTTCTGCAAAG AACAGAACAGTCTGTTTACTCCAAAGGCTTG GAACTGCTGGAGACTAGCTTATTGAGATTAGAAGACAACAGCCTATGTTATCAGTACCTAGAAATCAAGAGTTTCCTTGCTGTGCCTCAG GGCTTAGTCAAAGTCATGACACTCTGTCCCATTGAGACACTG AGGAAAACAGGGTTAGCCATGCTTCAGCTGTACATCGACAAGTTGGACTCCCAAGGCAAATACACATTATTTAG GTGCTTACTAAATACGAGTAATCACTCAGGTGTGGAAGCCTTTGTAATTCAAAATATCAAAAATCAGATTGATTTATCATATAAG AAAACCCATAACAGGTGGTTTGCAGGCGCACAGCTGACCTCTCTGTTAGACCTGGTCCTGTCCCTCCCTGAGGGCGCTGAGACAGATTTACTGCAGAACTCAGACCG GATTATGGCTTCACTAAATTTGTTGAGGTATTTGGTTATCAAAGATAATGAAGATGACAACCAA ACTGGATTATGGACAGAGCTTGGAAAGATTGAAAATAACTTTCTACAGCCACTTCATGTAGGACTTAATATGTCAAAGGCACATTATGAAGCAGAGATTAAAAACAGCCAACAAAATAGCCAAG CTGCCTCAATGTGTAAAAGTGTTTGTTCTGTGACTGTAGGCGGAGAAGAAATCCCCACTATGCCTCCTGAGATGCAGCTTAAG GTCTTACATTCCGCCCTCTTCACATTCGACTTGATTGAAAGTGTCCTGGCTCGAGTCGAAGAACTCATTGAAATCAAATCAAAGTCTACCTCTGAGGAAAACGCTGGGATGAAGTAA
- the Glmn gene encoding glomulin isoform X4: protein MVLSPSYLLQLNMEHIEVLLQRTEQSVYSKGLELLETSLLRLEDNSLCYQYLEIKSFLAVPQGLVKVMTLCPIETLRKTGLAMLQLYIDKLDSQGKYTLFRCLLNTSNHSGVEAFVIQNIKNQIDLSYKKTHNRWFAGAQLTSLLDLVLSLPEGAETDLLQNSDRIMASLNLLRYLVIKDNEDDNQTGLWTELGKIENNFLQPLHVGLNMSKAHYEAEIKNSQQNSQAASMCKSVCSVTVGGEEIPTMPPEMQLKVLHSALFTFDLIESVLARVEELIEIKSKSTSEENAGMK from the exons ATGGTCTTAAG CCCTTCATACCTTTTGCAGTTGAACATGGAGCACATTGAAGTGCTTCTGCAAAG AACAGAACAGTCTGTTTACTCCAAAGGCTTG GAACTGCTGGAGACTAGCTTATTGAGATTAGAAGACAACAGCCTATGTTATCAGTACCTAGAAATCAAGAGTTTCCTTGCTGTGCCTCAG GGCTTAGTCAAAGTCATGACACTCTGTCCCATTGAGACACTG AGGAAAACAGGGTTAGCCATGCTTCAGCTGTACATCGACAAGTTGGACTCCCAAGGCAAATACACATTATTTAG GTGCTTACTAAATACGAGTAATCACTCAGGTGTGGAAGCCTTTGTAATTCAAAATATCAAAAATCAGATTGATTTATCATATAAG AAAACCCATAACAGGTGGTTTGCAGGCGCACAGCTGACCTCTCTGTTAGACCTGGTCCTGTCCCTCCCTGAGGGCGCTGAGACAGATTTACTGCAGAACTCAGACCG GATTATGGCTTCACTAAATTTGTTGAGGTATTTGGTTATCAAAGATAATGAAGATGACAACCAA ACTGGATTATGGACAGAGCTTGGAAAGATTGAAAATAACTTTCTACAGCCACTTCATGTAGGACTTAATATGTCAAAGGCACATTATGAAGCAGAGATTAAAAACAGCCAACAAAATAGCCAAG CTGCCTCAATGTGTAAAAGTGTTTGTTCTGTGACTGTAGGCGGAGAAGAAATCCCCACTATGCCTCCTGAGATGCAGCTTAAG GTCTTACATTCCGCCCTCTTCACATTCGACTTGATTGAAAGTGTCCTGGCTCGAGTCGAAGAACTCATTGAAATCAAATCAAAGTCTACCTCTGAGGAAAACGCTGGGATGAAGTAA